TTGTTTAATCACCGGTGGACCTAAAGTCGAACAAGTTTGGAATTTTATTCATCTTTGACGGGTTGAGAAGGCAAAGTGGcaaacaaaatttttggaAGTTTTTGGTGGTTACACAATTTATTCATCTTTATAACAAGGGGCcatctttgttttgaataaCCCTAATTGTGTTAGGTTGGCAATGGCAGTCGAATTACTAGTTATGTATCAAACTCCATCAGAAAATAACTTAGATGCCGACTGGTCAGCAgctgaaacaaagaaagaagaacgTCATCCAAATGAGTTACAAATTGCGAAGTTCAAAGATGATCCAAACTTCTGTttatgattaatatttgattttgaagatttttgctcttattttatatatattcaagcATTTGAGTGATGACAACAAAAGATTCGACCTTATTGTTTTTGAAtggaagagaaaataaaaaaggcttGCCTATTCAAATGATGGGACAAAGCTACTTTGATATTcgctttcttcttctattggagtttcttcatttaattaatatagaaTAACATGTGTGTTGCGGAATTAAAACTAAAGCTAAGCCAATGGGTCCAGTGAAAAAATACTTTTACTTGTAGATCAGTGATCTCACGTCTGAAATTTTCGTGACATCTTTATAATGTGTGTgaatatctttttcttttttctaactTCAGGGGAAAAACCCTAATATTAAGACTAAGCCTAGGTTATCAGGTCAGTGATCCATCCATATTATTTCCTCATTATAGCATTTCCAAAATATCCTCATATAATAAGGGCTAAAGAGTTGAGTGGGCTTCAATATATTTCTAGattgaagaattaaaattttaaaaaatttcaaaagataggcaaaattgtttttcctttcttattACTAAACAACTTCATCATGAGATTTGAACTCCAAAACTTTGTCGTGAAGGACAATCTAATATGCTATTGAGTAAAAAGGAACAGAAATAGTTGTGTTCTATATCAAGGACAACAACGGTGAAGCCACATTTAAAATGTTCATTCATTAACATTATATcgacattttttcttttaaaacataaatttgtAACTGATACGTGACATTGCAAAAGCACAAAAATGAATTATTTGTGCTTATATTGGCAAAAGCTAATTCAActactcaatatttttttcttattttataagGAATTGGAAAGTCAAACTTAGAATTTCCCTCTATAATTGTGAAAACAAGAATACCGCAACATCAACATCGATAGTTGATTTATCAATTGATTATACATTTGTTGTACTGGCACAACTTTGATTCTgcatattatattttgtagGTAATCTACCTTCGTTGTCACATTGTCCTAAATGCATTTGCTTCCTCAAATTGTGTGATAGAGAAAGGGCAACGATAATTACATTGGTACATGCCATTTTTACGCAGGACCATACCAATCTTCTATGTGTATAGTCTAACAAAATCCATGTGGTCCATTGAGTCCATGTGCCTCATTTACCCTTTCCAACATCactttctctccctctcagGTTTTCATGGATCGGCAAGAGTCAGGGCCAAATGGGAAGCCACAGTTTCTGCAAGGCTCACAAAGGCCAGAGTTGACCAGATCTGGCCTCTGCTCAAAGACTTCCACCAGTGGTTTCCAACCCTAGCCACTTGCTATGGCGTCCGAGGGGCCAACGGTGAGCCTGGCTGCATCAGATACTGCTCCGGGTCCTCAATTCCATCCAAGGGTGATCATAAGGCCGTCAGCTGGTCCAAGGAAAGATTGGTAGCCGTTGATGATGCTGACCATAGTTTAAGCTATGAGATTGTGGAAAGTCACATTGGGTTCAAGTCATATGTATCAACGGTCAGGGTTGTTCCAGGTGGGGATGTTGAAGGTCAATATGGGTGCTTGATCGAGTGGTCCATCACCGTTGATCCTGTGGAAGGGTGGGGTTTGGATGATTTAGTGAAAAAATATGAGCTGTGTTTACAGTCAATGGAGGAtgcagttttgtaattgaaattcagatatatatatatatatatatatatatatatataaaattatgtgattgcattcataattcagtttAAAACGCCACTAGCCACGATGGGCTAATACAAACTAGTCACAAAGaaccattacaataacggagcaatctaacatcaaaattaagacaatttggGGCacctccactaacgatcacgcatgatcgaagaaactctaaCATAGGCATCCAATTAAGATTGCAAATTCAGAATAATCAAAATGatataaaccttgaaaaaatcatGCCATAGTGGGagataaaaaaaactctcacaaatgaGAGATTAAAAACTTTCACAAAGAGATAAGCATAAAATTAAGAgatcaaagaaattgaaaataatagaAGGTTTTAGCGCTGCCGACCGTCGAacccaaataataaaaacaatccATTTTATTGGGCGACAGTGAATTGGATGTTATTGATGGGGAATAAAACTtctataaatgaaaattactaGAAATATATCATTTAGGAATAAAATTAAGAGATAAaagaaattgtaaaaaaaaaaaaaggtttttccGCTGCCGGGAGTCGAACCCGGATGATAAACTCAATCCATTTTATTGGGCTACAACGGATTGGATGTTATTGATTGGGAAtaaaagttatataaatgaaaattactaGGCATATATCATTAGGCCAAAAATTAagagataaaagaaaatgcaaataataaaaagtttttCCAC
The window above is part of the Prunus dulcis chromosome 1, ALMONDv2, whole genome shotgun sequence genome. Proteins encoded here:
- the LOC117618891 gene encoding lachrymatory-factor synthase, translating into MCLIYPFQHHFLSLSGFHGSARVRAKWEATVSARLTKARVDQIWPLLKDFHQWFPTLATCYGVRGANGEPGCIRYCSGSSIPSKGDHKAVSWSKERLVAVDDADHSLSYEIVESHIGFKSYVSTVRVVPGGDVEGQYGCLIEWSITVDPVEGWGLDDLVKKYELCLQSMEDAVL